A section of the Etheostoma spectabile isolate EspeVRDwgs_2016 unplaced genomic scaffold, UIUC_Espe_1.0 scaffold00004243, whole genome shotgun sequence genome encodes:
- the LOC116677025 gene encoding ELAV-like protein 1 isoform X1, with amino-acid sequence MALRRGHIRYLKVCEVQTSQSDVRDCKGAAGKELYDNGYSDQMMEDEDSRTNLIVNYLPQSMSQDELRSLFSSVGDVESAKLIRDKVAGNSSRSSAEHQTSEYDCGHSLGYGFVNFVNASDAERAISTLNGLRLQSKTIKVSFARPSSDTIKDANLYISGLPRTLSQPDLEDMFTRFGHIINSRVLVDQASGLSRGVAFIRFDKRSEAEDAVKHLNGHTPPGCSEPITVKFAANPNQARNSQMMSQMYHGQSRRFGGPVHHQAQRFRFSPMSVDHMGGGGGVSGSASAGWCIFIYNLGQDADEAILWQMFGPFGAVVNVKVIRDFNTNKCKGFGFVTMTNYEEAAMAIHSLNGYRLGDKVLQVSFKTSKGHK; translated from the exons ATGGCACTGAGACGAGGTCACATCCGCTACCTGAAG gtgtGTGAGGTTCAGACGTCTCAGAGTGATGTGAGAGACTGTAAAGGAGCCGCTGGAAag GAGCTGTATGATAACGGCTACAGCGACCAGATGATGGAGGACGAGGACTCCAGGACCAACCTCATCGTGAACTACCTGCCCCAGAGCATGAGTCAGGATGAGCTGCGCAGTCTGTTCAGCAGCGTGGGAGACGTGGAGTCGGCCAAACTGATCCGGGACAAAGTGGCAGGTAACTCCTCCCGAAGTTCTGCAGAGCACCAGACATCAGAGTACGACTGCG GCCACAGTTTAGGTTACGGCTTTGTTAACTTTGTTAACGCTAGTGATGCAGAGAGGGCAATCAGTACGCTCAATGGCCTGAGGCTACAGTCTAAAACTATCAAG GTTTCCTTCGCGCGGCCGAGTTCTGACACGATTAAAGATGCTAACCTGTACATCAGCGGGCTGCCGCGGACGCTGAGTCAGCCCGACCTGGAGGACATGTTCACGCGCTTCGGCCACATCATCAACTCCAGAGTCCTAGTGGACCAGGCCTCAG GTCTGTCCAGGGGCGTGGCGTTCATCCGATTCGACAAGAGGTCGGAGGCCGAAGACGCCGTCAAACACCTCAACGGGCACACACCCCCCGGCTGCTCCGAGCCAATCACAGTCAAGTTTGCTGCCAACCCCAATCAGGCCCGGAACTCCCAGATGATGTCACAGATGTACCACGGCCAATCACGGCGCTTCGGAGGCCCCGTGCACCACCAGGCGCAGAGGTTCAG GTTTTCGCCGATGAGCGTGGACCACATGGGCGGGGGGGGCGGAGTCTCGGGCAGCGCCTCGGCCGGCTGGTGCATCTTCATCTACAACCTGGGCCAGGACGCCGACGAGGCCATCCTCTGGCAGATGTTCGGCCCCTTCGGCGCCGTCGTCAACGTCAAGGTCATCCGCGACTTCAACACCAACAAGTGCAAAGGCTTCGGCTTCGTTACCATGACGAACTACGAGGAGGCCGCCATGGCGATCCACAGCCTCAATGGGTACCGGCTGGGGGACAAGGTCCTGCAGGTGTCCTTCAAGACCAGCAAGGGGCACAAGTAG
- the LOC116677025 gene encoding ELAV-like protein 1 isoform X2 encodes MALRRGHIRYLKVCEVQTSQSDVRDCKGAAGKELYDNGYSDQMMEDEDSRTNLIVNYLPQSMSQDELRSLFSSVGDVESAKLIRDKVAGHSLGYGFVNFVNASDAERAISTLNGLRLQSKTIKVSFARPSSDTIKDANLYISGLPRTLSQPDLEDMFTRFGHIINSRVLVDQASGLSRGVAFIRFDKRSEAEDAVKHLNGHTPPGCSEPITVKFAANPNQARNSQMMSQMYHGQSRRFGGPVHHQAQRFRFSPMSVDHMGGGGGVSGSASAGWCIFIYNLGQDADEAILWQMFGPFGAVVNVKVIRDFNTNKCKGFGFVTMTNYEEAAMAIHSLNGYRLGDKVLQVSFKTSKGHK; translated from the exons ATGGCACTGAGACGAGGTCACATCCGCTACCTGAAG gtgtGTGAGGTTCAGACGTCTCAGAGTGATGTGAGAGACTGTAAAGGAGCCGCTGGAAag GAGCTGTATGATAACGGCTACAGCGACCAGATGATGGAGGACGAGGACTCCAGGACCAACCTCATCGTGAACTACCTGCCCCAGAGCATGAGTCAGGATGAGCTGCGCAGTCTGTTCAGCAGCGTGGGAGACGTGGAGTCGGCCAAACTGATCCGGGACAAAGTGGCAG GCCACAGTTTAGGTTACGGCTTTGTTAACTTTGTTAACGCTAGTGATGCAGAGAGGGCAATCAGTACGCTCAATGGCCTGAGGCTACAGTCTAAAACTATCAAG GTTTCCTTCGCGCGGCCGAGTTCTGACACGATTAAAGATGCTAACCTGTACATCAGCGGGCTGCCGCGGACGCTGAGTCAGCCCGACCTGGAGGACATGTTCACGCGCTTCGGCCACATCATCAACTCCAGAGTCCTAGTGGACCAGGCCTCAG GTCTGTCCAGGGGCGTGGCGTTCATCCGATTCGACAAGAGGTCGGAGGCCGAAGACGCCGTCAAACACCTCAACGGGCACACACCCCCCGGCTGCTCCGAGCCAATCACAGTCAAGTTTGCTGCCAACCCCAATCAGGCCCGGAACTCCCAGATGATGTCACAGATGTACCACGGCCAATCACGGCGCTTCGGAGGCCCCGTGCACCACCAGGCGCAGAGGTTCAG GTTTTCGCCGATGAGCGTGGACCACATGGGCGGGGGGGGCGGAGTCTCGGGCAGCGCCTCGGCCGGCTGGTGCATCTTCATCTACAACCTGGGCCAGGACGCCGACGAGGCCATCCTCTGGCAGATGTTCGGCCCCTTCGGCGCCGTCGTCAACGTCAAGGTCATCCGCGACTTCAACACCAACAAGTGCAAAGGCTTCGGCTTCGTTACCATGACGAACTACGAGGAGGCCGCCATGGCGATCCACAGCCTCAATGGGTACCGGCTGGGGGACAAGGTCCTGCAGGTGTCCTTCAAGACCAGCAAGGGGCACAAGTAG